From a single Budorcas taxicolor isolate Tak-1 chromosome X, Takin1.1, whole genome shotgun sequence genomic region:
- the PLAC1 gene encoding placenta-specific protein 1, with product MKVFELIRELIILTSVFSACSGQNPMTVLCSTDWFMVTVHPFMLNNEVYVHFHELHLGLGCPANHVQPYAYQFTYRVTECGIRAKAISQDMVLYSSEIYYTSKHTSSKYVIPVSCTAPICSPWLTTSCSRNLAPNGGVTTRNGETCYEVFTLSQSSQRPNCYCLSCVYNERGQRRAPRH from the coding sequence ATGAAAGTTTTCGAGCTGATAAGAGAGCTGATTATCCTCACCTCTGTGTTTTCAGCCTGTTCCGGACAAAATCCAATGACTGTACTGTGCTCGACAGACTGGTTCATGGTCACAGTACACCCCTTCATGTTGAACAACGAAGTATATGTACACTTCCATGAGTTACACTTGGGCCTGGGTTGCCCTGCCAACCATGTTCAGCCATATGCCTACCAATTCACCTATCGTGTGACAGAATGTGGTATCAGGGCCAAGGCTATCTCTCAGGACATGGTTCTCTACAGCTCTGAAATATACTACACTTCCAAGCATACCTCATCTAAGTATGTGATTCCAGTGTCATGTACTGCCCCGATATGTTCCCCATGGCTCACGACGTCCTGCTCCAGGAACTTAGCCCCCAACGGAGGGGTCACAACCCGGAATGGCGAGACATGCTATGAAGTGTTCACCTTGTCACAGTCCAGCCAAAGGCCCAACTGCTATTGTCTGTCTTGTGTCTACAATGAAAGAGGGCAGAGACGAGCCCCACGTCACTAA